The following is a genomic window from Mauremys mutica isolate MM-2020 ecotype Southern chromosome 4, ASM2049712v1, whole genome shotgun sequence.
gatacCTCAGGAGTTAGAGTGCCTGGGGctgatttaatgtgctctaacttgcaagtgtagccaaggcctgagtaaAGCTGCTGGTGCCTCATACAATTCCACTTCACTCCATCTCTGCCAATAGAGGGGCAGTAATTCCTTCCCAACTGGCATAACAGAAGGGCAGCCAAGCCAAACCTCAGGGGTATTGCAACCTGACTCATGGGCTCTTTCTCCTAATCCCAAACTCTGCCACAGGGAAGCAGAGCTGAGGCAAAGACCGTGAATGGCAGTGAAAACACATTAAGATGTTTTTATTGTTGATATTTTCATTTATTAATCCCCTAGTCTTCTGCATACTAAAAAAAGGTTTGTGAAAGATGTATGTTTAAACTGTTTCCCTCAATGCCCATTTAAAGGCTGTGCTGCAAGGGGCTTTTATAAACACTTTGCTTTTTACACAGTTAACTGTATGTGAACATGCTGtattataataaaaaaatctgaGTTATGCAATTGTAAACTATGTCTACCCggtgtggcactctgtccccctctcatGGTGATTAGGCCGAATAGGGATCCATGACTCTGTTGCAGTCTTGGCTAAGATATCTGGGTCTTTTAACTGAGATAGTGGAGGTTGATGAATTAAGCTCCGATCGCCCAGGTTCGATCCACACTACCTACAACCCATCTAGGAGCATTTGCCTAAAAATATGTAGCTCCTAAAAAAGTACAGCTCACTAAAGGTTTTCAATGGCCCATCTCTGAGCTAGACACAGAAAAGGCTCCATGgtacttgcatgtttttgctttattttgtttggtgacttactttgttctatctgttattacttgaagccacttaagtgattttattaagtataaaaagtaggatttgtttattaatgaacccagagtaagtgattaatacctgagggagtaaacagctgtgcatatctctctatcagtgttatagagggcaggggcggctctagcaatttcgccgccccaagcatggcgccgtggggggcgctctgccggtcaccggtcccgcagctccggtggacctcctgcagacgtgcctgcggagggtccgctggtcccgcggctccggtggagcatccgcaggcatgcctgcgggaggtcgactggagccgcgggaccagcggaccctccgcaggcacgcctgcggtaggtccaccggagccgcctgccgccctcccggcgaccggcagagcgctccccgcagcatgccgccccaagcacgcgcttggcgtgatggggcctggagccggccctgatagagggcagacaatttatgagcttaccctgtataagctttatacagagtaaaatggatttattttgtgtttggatcccattgagaaCTGGGTGTCTGCGTGCTGGAGATAAGCGACCTGCTGAgtagtttttggttaaagtctgcagctttgggggtgtggaccagacgtggatctgtgttgcagcaggctagcgtgtctggctcaacaaggcagggttctggagtcccaagctggcagggaaaacgggctcagcaATAATCTCAGCactcaggtgacagtcccaagggggtctctgtgaccaaacccgtcactACCATAACAttctgttcagagttatgaacatttcagttaTGAACAACcgccattcctgaggtgtttgtaactgaggttctactgcatcTCCTCTATGACTGGTTGCCCCTGCAAATGTAAAGCATAAGGGTGGACAAGCAGTCTCCCTTCTCATTATTTTGCAGCAGATGCAGCTATGGAAGAGTGTGTAGGCACACAACACAGTAATACATTTACTACAGGAATAAGCTTTAATGCAACATCAGGATGGAAGCTGAAATCCACAAAGGTTGAGAAATTTTAAACTTGAGGTTCCTGCAACATTAACTCACATGTGTCTATAACAGACATGTTTTAGACAACTGCGTAATGACATTAAAATAAAGTACGCCTCTTACCAGAGAACGGTTTCCTAATGCACTGTTGCAAATGTTTGGGAAAGCAGCAactcctaaaaatatatatacttttCTAGCTAAAGAGAACTGCAGATCTGGATAGAGCAAGTTAAATGTCTGAAAAGAGGAAATTAACTATGAAGCCATTAATGAATGTCTATAGTACTTACATTCATCCAGTCCTAGCTGATAAGCCAGGTTCTGCAGGCCTCGAACCTTCTCCATTAGGTTTGCTGTGGTAAGGCTCCCcaactctaaaaaaaaaaaaaaaatgtgatttttaacaCTGTCTGTTGCCCTCTAGTGGCAACTAAGCCATAATAGCTATTTAGCAAAGAGCCTTCAGGTCATATCGTTGATGTGCTCACTCTGCCCCTTGGAGACAGATTATGTTCAGTAGTCCTCCTCACATCTGGATAACAGGGAAATAGTGCAGGCCCATAGATTCCTTATTTGGAATTCCCAGTGTGGGTGGCTAAATCTGAATGGATTACAAaactatagaccaggggtcggcaacctttcataagtggtgtgccgagtcttcatttattcactctaatttaaggttttgcgtgccagtaatacattttaacagttttaggagatctttttctttaaaagtctataataactaaaccattgttgtatgagaagtaaataaggttttaaaaatgttcaagaagcttcatttaaaattaaattaaaatgcagagctccccggaccggtggccaggacccaggcagtgagagtgccactgaaaaaatcagctcgtgtgccgcctttggcatgcgtgccataggctgcctacccgCTACAGACAGAGGGAAGAGACTTACTCCTGTAACCCACCCTTCTTCTAGTGCACACTTTTTCCctactgtttattttaaagtgcaTTTTGTCTACTCTAAGTTTGACTATCGCATGCACTGAGGCAACACTTCCACTGAGGTGGTGTTTCTATAACCTGATGTGTCTCACTGTCAGGAAATTCTCACATTTCTTGGATGTTTGTTTCTCTTCATTTCATCCCACTACTCCTTGTTATACCATACTAAGTTCTCCAAGAAGGATGTAAACACCAGGGAAATGTCTGTAGATATTCTGCTCTCTTCTCATCTTAGACACACACCTTAACTGTACCACCACTTATTAATTATGAATACTTTCGCTCTTTGGACAAATTAATTTCGCTGCATACCTGACTGTTTTGTTGCTCTTGCCTGAGCTCCCTACAACGTTAATACCTGTATGGCATATGGAGGTGAACTCAGTATCTCCTATGTGACTGAACCAGAGCCATACCGGAAGAATTATTCACCTTTTTGCTTTGCTATTGTTTTGCCatcatatattttattattttgggaGTAAACAAGTTTGAAGCTTGAGAAGGAAACAGACACAaattaacaaaaatgtttaaCTCGACAACCAATGTTTTCAATAGGAATCAAAGTCCTGTAGATTTTGTACTTTTGGAGACAGTAGTAACATCATAGCGGTTCCATAGCACAACCAGCATTGTACTTAAAAGGAGAGATTAGATCTGTTACATAATCATACAACTATTTTCTGCAGAATCATTTACTTTTAGATCAAATTAATTGAGCTCTCACAAGTCAGTCTGTTAGTTTACGGATTAAAAAATTACCCCTCTGACATCTTCAAGtcctccaggaaaaaaaaatttaaaaaatgaaacattagCTCAGAGgcttgaaaaaaataaaacaaaattagtaACTGACTTGTACGTTGTAAACTTTAAGATACAGGCTGTATTTTAAGTTTATTATGCGAAAACATTCGATTAACTTATTCATAACCATTATTTGCTTTGTGTTATCCATCATGTAACTATATCAGTCATCAAATGATTGTTGCAGAATTTAAGATTTCATTTAAGAGATATTTCTAGTAATATGGTTGTGAACAGAACATTGAAAACATGAGTCAAGGCTAATTGATTTGGTGGGTGTAAAAAGgtatagatagttctctgaaaacatccactcactgtgcagcagcagtcaaaaaagctaacagaatattaggaaccagtaggagagggatagataagaagacagaaaatataatgcctctgtataaatccacagtacccccacaccttgaatacgacgtgcagttctggttgccccatctcaaaaaaaaagatacattttaactggaaaagatacagagaaggacaacaaaaatgattacgaatatggaacagcttccatatgaggagagattaaaaagactgggacttttcagcatagaaaagagatgactaaggtgggatatgatagaggtctataaaatcatgaatggtatggaggaagtaaataaggaagtgttatttacttcttcatataacacaagaaccaggagtcacccagtgaaatttataggcagcaggtttaaaacaaacaaaaggaggtacttcttcacacaatgcacagtcaacctgtagaactctttgccTGGGGATGTACAGAAGGCCCAAACTATAACGAGATTCGAAAAAGAATTATATAAGTTCATGTAGGATACGTCCATCAATacttattagccaagatggtcagggatgcaacgtcatgctctgggtgtccctagcctctgactgccagaagctgggagtggaggacAGGGGATGCACTTGAAAACTGCATGTTCTGtttattctctctgaagcacctggcgtaggctactgtcagaagacaggatactgggctagatggaccactggtctgacccattcTTATATTCTGAAGGTACATTAACAACATCCTTTCCCCCTAATAAAGATATACCCCCCTGCAGACTGTCTGAAACAGTAGTTCTGACAGGTGCAAAACAGTCATTGAGGGCAATTAACTTTGAAATTTAAGTTGACCATTTGAATGGTCACATAAATTAAATCGCCGCTgaccattttagcagaaacagggctggtctacactggggggggggaggatcgatctaagatatgcaacttcagcagtcgaagtatcttaggggagggatagctcagtgatttgagcattggcttgctaaacccacggttgtgagttcaatccttgagggggccattcagggatctggggcaagagtctgtctggggattggtcctgctctgagcagggggttggactagatgacctcctgaggtcccttccaaccctgatattctatgacttacctggccatcctcacggtgGTGAGttgactgccgcggctcccctgtcgacgcTGCTTACTcttcctgccgaggtggagtacaggcattGATTTGctgatcgatttatcgtgtctagacaagatgcaataaatcgatccccgatagactgattactacccgccaatccggcgggtagtatagatgtaccctcagaATGCAGCATTTTCTCTGCAGAGACTGGCAGATGGCGACTAGCTCATTGTACACTCAGCTACTCTTTTCCTCAAATGTAAAAGAAACCGCAAAGAGCTAGGAAAGTTCTGCTAGCCTTGTACTAAAGAGCCAACACGCAGGAGCAAGACTCCTACATAGAAGGTACCTTTACAAAGCTCACATTTTGAGTAGAAGTAGCAGCACCTACAGGGACAAATTGTGTTAGAAGTACCCAAGGGACTTGATCAAACAGTTTGTGACTGCTCTTTAGCCTAATTCCATTAGAAGCTGTGCAACATAACCCAAGTTGAGCATAGTTGAATTGAGCCATTTTCAAAAACAGCTCCTTTTGCACTGTAGTTTGTGTCGGAGTACAGTCAAATGTTTCTTCAGACTGAAGAAGAGATCTCCAAGGTCTAAAATTGGAAACAGTGCAGTAGAGCTGTGTTCAAAGAGCTATTTCTACTGTACATGCGCTCACGGGGAGCTCTGTTGAACACTTCCAAAGCTGCTGATGTTTTCTAGATCTGTACATCCACAAATAGCTCCCAAATAAAAGAAACTCAGTGACTGTATCTGAGAAAAATTCATCTGAGCTAAAGCCCTTCAATAGCTCCACTTTCATTAGCCTATTAGAATTAGTAGGATTTTTAGCCAAGGGAGagggggggaagaaaaaaaaaaaccacagttgAACTTCCCCAGAAATCAAGATTTCTTGTCACTCTGTGAGTAACTGGCACAGAAAGAGATATTGGCTTgtgctttttctgttttttaagcGGGGTAAGAATGTATTTTCTCCTGGGGGtgttttacattaaaaattaatctcGTCATCATGATAAGTTCATAGCCTTCCAGTTACACAAACAACAAGAAAATAAAACCTGACAAGAGAAACAAGTTCTTCTCACACTATAGAACAAGGAtaaaatagatattttaaaaaatacttgtttgtttaaaacatctgGGAAGAAAACTCTGGAGGATTTAACAATTAAGAGCTGAGAGGGCTACCAACATAAATTTAGGTCACAGACaaccagaaaagaaaaaaagaaaaaaaagtgatgtTCCTTGATATTTCTAAGAAAATACAGAAATTTCTAACACTCCTTTTATATGCATAAGCAGCACAATAGGCACTACCTTAGGTTCTTTCCCTTTGAGATCTCAAGTTTCCACTTACTTAGTCTCCACATCGCTTGCTATCTGATAGTTCATACTTACCCTTTAACATATCAATATCATCATTTTCTAGTTCAGCCATCCATTTGGGAGGAGAATTGGTGATAGGCTGTCAGAAGACAAACAAAACGCATGCTCAATCAAGTATTTTTGTGCATTGCTGTAGGAGATGTAAAGCTACCATCTCCAGCAATAATGACACCCAGACAATAATATTAAATGGACTAAGGATTAAACCCCAGACACTCTGTAAAGAGCTATCCTCATCAGATGCTGTGTTTCTGTATCTGAGTCCTGTTTTTCCAGCATTTTTTTCCACTGCTGCTGAAGTTTGATGCAATGCCCCCTTATCTCCCAAAGGGCAATATAGACAGTAATACTTCTGATAATAACCAAGTTCAGATCTAAAGCTTTCATTTCCAAGTTTCATATACAGTATGAAGCAGAAGATACATTTATTGTAAATTCTGAAACTCTTATAGAGGAAAAAGTTACCCTAGCAAGAAAATACAGACTGTGACAAGTAACACGTGCACAAAAGAGTGTGTTCTCTAGGAcagcggttttcaaactttttttctgccgacccagttgaagaaaattgttgatgcccgcaacccaacagagctggggatgaggtgttcaGGGtgttggaggggcagggggttggggtgcaggggtgagggctgcggggtggggccaggaatgaggggttcaagctgtgggaggggcagggggttggggtgcaggctctgggatggggccggggatgaggggtttgaggtgcagggaggagctccaggtttgggggcgcttagggctggggaagggggttggggcatgggcttacctcggCCGGCTTCTGATCAGCGGCGCAGCGGGGGTGaaaaggcaggcttcctgcctgtcctggcacaaCAGACTGCACTGCGCCCTGGAAactgccagcagcaggtccagctcctaggcggaggtgcgcAAGCAGCTCTGTGCAGCTCTCGACCACatgcacaccccaccccaccccagctcttggggcaggagcagcatgtggagccccatccccctcctaggagctggacttgctgctggccacttccggggcgcagcacAGTGTCAGGACAGATAGGAACGAGCCTGCCTTAGCGGGGCAGCACTGCcaacgggacttttaacagcccggtcagcagtgctgaccagagtcgCCACGACCCAGTGTCTTACAttccatgacccagtactgggttgcgacccgcagtttgaaaaccactgatctaggagaGGTCTTAATAGAAACACACACATTAGCAAACTAGATTTAAGAAACCTCATGAACAAAACATCTGTATAGGGTATAGGAATTTCCAAAAGATAGCAAAGTTGGGGAAAGAAGTGGGGGAAAATGTAAACAGGTTTCAATTAGAGGAGATCACTTACACTTTTGAAGGAAGCAGCAAATTCAGCAACACCTGGTACTGGATAGAAGGAGAGAGAAAGTATTATTCACAACCGAAATGTCATTGCCTTCCTGTTTCCAAAGAAGCCACAACTAACCATCATCTAAGGATACGTTTACCTTGCAGCTGTGAAGCATAATTCCCAGTTTGGATAGGCATAAACACTTgcgttagcatgctaaaaattaCAGCGTGACCACAGAGGTCATAGGCAACTTGCCTGAATACAATCCTGTCTGAGGTCCTAAGCAGATAGATTGACAACTAGCCTGAGTTGCCGTGGCCATGCTGATATATGTTTGTATGCTACATTGAACAGAGCTACTGCACATGTGCCAATCAAACTAGGAATTAcacttcccagctgcagtgtagctaGGTAAAATCCCCAGGCACACCCTGCCATAAGAAATCCCATCTCACTACATTAAATGTGAAATGTTAGTCACTTTAATTCATGCAAGAAACTGCAGCAAGTACTACAGTAGTTACAAGAATTCAGAATACTCCTTGGGAGAATACTCCTGCTGATTTGCCATGGGAGTGTCAAGAGCAGGCAGATGGAGTTTATTGACTAGTAGTTTACACAGAGGTCCTGAGAAGTGTTCCTATCAGCCCTCACTACTTAGATATCAACCACCTCACCATGGAACACAGATCATTGTAGTTTAAATTCATCGGTGAAGAGAACACAACCTGAGAAGTATCCCCAATAGAAAGCTGCCATGAGGACATCCTGGATCTACTGAGGCTCAAGCTGGACACTTTTTCCATTAAACCAGCGTTACATTTACATGGCCAGATGAAGCCTAGAGGGTGCCACTCCCTGCACAACCAGACCATAACTCTGTGACGCACACAGGCCCCTTCCCAAGTGGGGGACTGCAGTACACTGATGATCCAGGGGCCTTTCCTCTTCTCACTGAGACACTAGAGGCTTTCTCCTGCTACCTCCCTCACGAGGGATCCACCCACATCACCAAGCCCTGGGGGAGAATCAGGCACGACTTACGCTGCTCCGGCCACAAGTCTGGAGATGCTCGGTCCAGCTTCTCAAAGCTCAACAGGGAGGCTTCCAGATCGGTCCCTGGAATGAGACAATCAATCAGACACGGCGCACACCGCTCCCGCCTCGCACCCGGGCATGTCACACGCAGCCTCGGCGGCGCCCCGGCCGTACTGCCCCCGGGCCGTGGCGTGAGGGTGCCCTGGCACGGCTCGACCGTGGCGCCCCGCGCAGAACGCTAGTGGTACCTGGCCGGGGACGTTCCCGTGTCAGGCTCCATTGCCCGGGGCGGCCCCGCGGCGAGATGGGGGCCCCTGGCAGGGCCAGTCCCCGGGACCCCCACGGTGCCGAAGCGCCGGCGAGAGGGAGTGGGGGCAGCGACAGATAAAGCTCGAGATGCGGCTCGGGAAcggggcgggctgggccggtgccCAGGAGGCGCCGCGGCTGAGCTCCGCGCGCAGGGCAGGCGGGGTGCGATAGGCGGAACCGGCTCCGGTCGGTCCCGGGACTTCAAGTTCTTACCTTCCGTGGGAGCCGCCATCTTGCCCAAGTCACGTGACGGGCAACTGCCGCCCGCGGAAACCCGTACACGTAACTCCCTCTAGAGCCGCCCC
Proteins encoded in this region:
- the LIN52 gene encoding protein lin-52 homolog, with translation MAAPTEGTDLEASLLSFEKLDRASPDLWPEQLPGVAEFAASFKSPITNSPPKWMAELENDDIDMLKELGSLTTANLMEKVRGLQNLAYQLGLDESREMTRGKFLNILEKPKK